ACCCGATCACGCTGTCTGGGAAGCATGAATCAAAACCAAGAATCGTCGTTTCTGCAATATTGGCTGCAATAGTTATGCATAGCGTTCCTTTGGGCCATAATTTACTTTGTTGCAATCCAAAATCACTATAAGTTTGCGTGTAATCTGTAATGATATGCGATGCATTTCTGATATCACCTGTTTGGATGAATGGAATATTTCCACCATATAACTTCGAATCGTTTCTTGGGCGATGCTTTGATTTTCCACGACTAAACTCAAGAGCAACCTCCCCGAGCGGCTTCCATTCCACTTCCCCCTCTTCAAAACTCAATAGCTGATCTCGATAGTATTGATACTGCTTTTTCCGAAGCGTAAGCTCGGTAGTAAGCTCGGTAGTAAGCTCGGTAGTAAGCTCGGTAAAGGCGTCCAAAATGCGGACAATTTCCGATTGGATCTGTAATGATTTTTCTGGGTTGTCGGGACAAGGGATGGGGATGGGAAACTTATCTGTATCTGGAGTTGCAATTTGAGGCATTTGCATTTTTTTTCCAAGATTCTGAAAATATGATTCATGTATTTTTAAGAAGTAATATACATATTTAATATCAATTTTGTTGTTTTGGGAATGATATGACCACATTTCATTTTTATGAGAAAAAGGTTTATCATAATATTCAAATTCAATAAAACCTCGAGATTTAACAATTATTGAAGGCTTGCTATTTACATCTTTTTCGGGGATATCTTCATAATCTACGTATGCAACTGTTCTTCCTCCGGCAAAAATTTTTAATGGTGCACCATCTTTGTGTAAAACTTTCATCTCGCCAGCTGTAATATTTGTTCCTTTCGTCCGAACAAGTACATCGCCCAAAGGTTTCCATTCAACCGAAGCACCATCAAGTAATTTTTCTATAAAATGCAACTGACTCATATTAGGTTTCCTTCCTTTCGATGGCTCTCATCGCTTTGTCAAAATCAGAAACTATTTTCTGCGTTTTGTTAAAGGCGTCATATTCCGTAGTTGCTTTGTTATCTGCTTGTTGTTTGGAGATTTTTCCTTTATCAGATAAGATTTCATATTTTCGGAATGCCAAAAACTCATTGATACTATTGGCAAAATCTTCCATCGAGAAAGTGTTTTCTCGTTCAATCAAATCCTCTATATAATCAAAGTAACCAGAAACTGTGCGCTCTAGCCGTTTGATATCTGTTTCAGAGAGGTAGTTTTTTGCTGTAGTTACATCGGATTTAAGAATGCGTCCAGCAGGCGCGTTCTTCCAAGTCGTGAGACCCATATGTTCCGCGTTTCGATCCACTTTGTGAAAGACAATTTCGGCAGCGGTTTGGCCTGCAATGGCAAAATGAAATTTATTTTGGACCATAGCATAGAAGTCTTTCGTAATTTGTGCATTAGGTGTGTAGTCGAAAGAACATTCGGCAAAAATATCAGTCACCTGTTGCCAAATACGCCTTTCGCTGGCTCGAATGGAACGAACACGATCGAGGAGTTCGCGGAAATAATCCTTACCAAAAGCATTGGAACCTTGTTTGAGACGTTCATCGTCCAAAACAAAACCTTTTTGGATGAATTCCTTTAGAGTTTTTGTCGCCCAAATTCGAAATTGGGTTGCCTTTGTAGAATTAACACGATAGCCAACGGAGATGATGGCATCGAGATTGTAAAAGTTTGTCTCCTTTGTTTGAGTTTTTCCCTTAATGGCACCGTGTTCCGTGGTTGTTTCCATTTTGGAAATAACCACTCTCTCTTCAAGCTCTCCCTCTTCGAAGATATTTTTTAGATGTTTATTGATGGCAGGTATTTGCACACCAAACAA
The nucleotide sequence above comes from Leptospira kobayashii. Encoded proteins:
- a CDS encoding restriction endonuclease subunit S; translation: MSQLHFIEKLLDGASVEWKPLGDVLVRTKGTNITAGEMKVLHKDGAPLKIFAGGRTVAYVDYEDIPEKDVNSKPSIIVKSRGFIEFEYYDKPFSHKNEMWSYHSQNNKIDIKYVYYFLKIHESYFQNLGKKMQMPQIATPDTDKFPIPIPCPDNPEKSLQIQSEIVRILDAFTELTTELTTELTTELTLRKKQYQYYRDQLLSFEEGEVEWKPLGEVALEFSRGKSKHRPRNDSKLYGGNIPFIQTGDIRNASHIITDYTQTYSDFGLQQSKLWPKGTLCITIAANIAETTILGFDSCFPDSVIGFVANPEKTSSSYVEYLLSSFKTQLQSQSTGSAQDNINMGTFESMRLPFPPLDVQARIVAILDKFDVLTNSITEGLPREIELRQKQYEYYRDMLFHFPKPEGVA
- a CDS encoding virulence RhuM family protein, whose product is MSKELQFLIYNTPKDDVKVNVVVHDETIWLTQKAMADLFGVQIPAINKHLKNIFEEGELEERVVISKMETTTEHGAIKGKTQTKETNFYNLDAIISVGYRVNSTKATQFRIWATKTLKEFIQKGFVLDDERLKQGSNAFGKDYFRELLDRVRSIRASERRIWQQVTDIFAECSFDYTPNAQITKDFYAMVQNKFHFAIAGQTAAEIVFHKVDRNAEHMGLTTWKNAPAGRILKSDVTTAKNYLSETDIKRLERTVSGYFDYIEDLIERENTFSMEDFANSINEFLAFRKYEILSDKGKISKQQADNKATTEYDAFNKTQKIVSDFDKAMRAIERKET